From a single Syngnathus scovelli strain Florida chromosome 2, RoL_Ssco_1.2, whole genome shotgun sequence genomic region:
- the atp7b gene encoding copper-transporting ATPase 2 has protein sequence MFATKSPKSLSRDGSADQMCMVEKERVHASDQQVQRGLDNLAYEYGSQSELSPPLRTSSETFKLLGLAPDHPLHAVVESRISRLSGVLAVSSVSPSRLTKVDYSSSVITAAEIAQELRRMGFHVESGVWIGVDGMRCQSCVESIERHVAALRGVSHVRVSLEEGAALVAFQPLHVTRQELRDKIEEMGFGATLLPDDPSATISHWQSDGTQTVTVWIGGMTCNSCVQSIDGKISQMTGVRSIEVSLKEEKGTITFDPGLTGPEQLRLAIEEMGFDASLREPAQTHQAIVSRELPELSDRSCKTELSNGTGCHSTSAQQSTGTKEQKCFISVKGMTCASCVANIERNLLKHRGVISVLVSLMAGKAEVKYDLNAIDAPAVAQLIEDLGFGAKTIEDNAVAHGKLDLTITGMTCTSCTHHIESKLGATKGIVGVSVALATKTANIQFDPDELGARDIINIIQNLGFEATLKKAGYKSNLDHTEEIRQWKTSFLLSLLFGLPVMGLMIYMMVMDSQHQQHGGTMPEEQSLLPGLSVLNLTFFLLCTPVQVFGGRYFYIQAYRSLKHGTANMDVLIVLATTIAYVYSCVVLVVAMAERAGQSPVTFFDTPPMLFVFIALGRWLEHLAKSKTSAALAKLMSLQATDATVVTMGPDHSIISEEQVLVELVQRGDVVKVAPGGKFPVDGKVIEGNSMADESLITGEPMPVSKKVGSPVIAGSINAHGALLVEATHVGADTTLSQIVKLVEEAQTSKAPIQQFADRLSGYFVPFIILVSLLTLVAWLAVGFVNFDIVRENFPAYNADISKAEVVIRFAFQASITVLSIACPCSLGLATPTAVMVGTGVGAQNGILIKGGEPLEMAHKINVVMFDKTGTITNGVPRVTRVLVLWEMARMPLRKILAIVGTAEASSEHPLGIAVTKHCKEELGADVLGYCQDFQAVPGCGISCRVSNVDHLLPPQSEERFLLPGATTDESGPAELSHAGEVLCYSVLIGNREWMRRNGHHVGADVDAAMSSHETKGQTSILVAIDGVLCAMIAVADTVKAESALAVHTLKSMGIQVVMITGDNRRTAKAIAAQVGIKKVFAEVLPSHKVAKVQELQEQGLRVAMVGDGVNDSPALARADVGIAIGTGTDVAIEAADIVLIRNDLLDVVASIELSKKTVRRIRINFFFAVIYNLVGIPVAAGMFMPLGLVLQPWMGSAAMATSSLSVVLSSLLLRLYKKTSVEAYEVRARGLMRSLQSSQISTFPRLEGHRRSPGPSTETWEEHNTNGTLVL, from the exons ATGTTCGCCACCAAGTCGCCCAAAAGTCTATCCAGAGATGGGTCCGCCGACCAAATGTGCATGGTCGAGAAGGAGCGCGTGCACGCTTCAGACCAACAGGTGCAG CGAGGTCTTGACAACTTGGCTTATGAGTATGGCAGCCAAAGCGAGCTCTCCCCTCCACTCAGAACTTCCTCAGAAACTTTTAAGCTTCTGGGCCTGGCCCCGGATCACCCGCTCCACGCCGTGGTGGAGAGCAGGATCTCCAGGCTGAGCGGCGTACTGGCTGTGAGCTCGGTTTCCCCGAGCCGGCTCACCAAGGTGGACTACTCGAGCTCCGTGATCACAGCCGCAGAGATCGCCCAGGAGCTACGCCGGATGGGCTTCCACGTGGAGTCGGGGGTGTGGATCGGCGTGGACGGCATGCGTTGCCAGTCCTGCGTGGAATCCATCGAGCGGCATGTCGCCGCCCTGCGTGGGGTTTCTCACGTTCGGGTATCTCTCGAAGAGGGCGCGGCGTTGGTTGCGTTCCAACCGCTTCACGTCACACGGCAAGAACTGAGGGACAAGATTGAGGAGATGGGATTTGGAGCAACTTTACTACCTGATGATCCATCTGCAACCATCAGCCACTGGCAGAGTGATGGAACCCAAACCGTGACTGTCTGGATAGGAGGAATGACCTGCAACTCCTGCGTGCAGTCCATAGACGGGAAGATCTCTCAGATGACGGGGGTCCGCTCCATAGAGGTTTCACTCAAAGAAGAAAAGGGAACAATCACCTTTGACCCGGGCCTGACCGGACCGGAGCAGCTTAGGCTAGCTATCGAGGAAATGGGCTTTGACGCATCACTCCGAG AACCAGCCCAGACTCACCAAGCGATCGTTAGCCGTGAACTCCCCGAGCTGTCGGACCGGTCTTGTAAAACAGAATTAAGCAACGGCACCGGATGCCATTCCACTTCCGCACAGCAGTCGACGGGCACCAAAGAGCAAAAGTGCTTCATCAGCGTGAAGGGAATGACCTGCGCCTCGTGTGTGGCCAACATTGAAAGGAACCTACTGAAACACCGAG GGGTCATCTCAGTTTTGGTGTCACTGATGGCCGGAAAAGCCGAAGTGAAATACGACCTGAACGCGATAGATGCCCCTGCCGTGGCTCAGCTCATAGAGGATTTGGGTTTTGGCGCCAAGACCATCGAGGACAACGCTGTCGCGCACGGGAAACTGGATCTCACC ATAACGGGAATGACGTGTACGTCGTGCACCCACCATATTGAGTCGAAGCTCGGCGCAACCAAAGGGATCGTTGGCGTTTCCGTAGCCTTGGCAACAAAAACGGCAAACATCCAGTTTGACCCGGATGAGCTAGGAGCTCGAGATATCATCAACATCATTCAG AATCTCGGCTTTGAGGCCACTCTGAAGAAAGCGGGCTATAAAAGCAATCTTGACCACACAGAAGAAATCCGACA GTGGAAGACCTCCTTTCTTCTCAGCCTGCTGTTCGGCCTGCCCGTCATGGGCCTTATGATCTACATGATGGTGATGGAcagccagcaccagcagcatggAGGAACCATGCCGGAGGAGCAAAGCCTGCTGCCTGGCCTCTCAGTCCTGAATCTGACCTTCTTCCTGCTGTGTACACCGGTCCAG GTCTTCGGAGGCCGCTACTTCTACATCCAAGCGTATCGCTCTTTGAAACACGGCACGGCCAACATGGACGTCCTTATTGTGCTGGCCACCACCATCGCTTACGTCTACTCTTGCGTGGTACTCGTCGTGGCTATGGCGGAGCGAGCCGGGCAGAGCCCAGTCACCTTTTTTGACACGCCGCCGATGCTCTTTGTGTTCATTGCGCTGGGCCGATGGCTGGAGCATCTTGCCAAG AGCAAAACCTCAGCAGCTTTAGCCAAGTTGATGTCCCTGCAAGCCACCGATGCCACTGTGGTCACCATGGGACCTGACCACTCCATCATCAG TGAGGAGCAGGTGCTGGTGGAGCTGGTGCAACGCGGCGATGTCGTCAAGGTAGCTCCAGGAGGGAAGTTCCCCGTCGATGGGAAGGTGATTGAAGGAAACTCCATGGCAGATGAGTCTTTAATCACAG GTGAGCCAATGCCTGTAAGTAAGAAGGTGGGCAGCCCGGTGATTGCAGGCTCCATCAACGCTCACGGCGCTCTTCTTGTGGAGGCCACCCACGTCGGTGCAGACACAACGCTGTCACAAATTGTCAAACTGGTGGAAGAAGCCCAAACATCTAAG GCTCCCATCCAGCAGTTTGCTGACCGACTTAGCGGATATTTTGTTCCCTTTATCATCTTGGTGTCTCTGCTCACTCTTGTGGCGTGGCTTGCCGTCGGCTTTGTCAACTTTGACATTGTGAGGGAGAATTTCCCG GCTTACAACGCCGACATATCCAAAGCAGAAGTCGTCATCCGTTTTGCCTTCCAGGCATCCATCACTGTTCTTTCCATTGCGTGCCCCTGTTCCCTGGGGCTGGCCACCCCCACAGCGGTAATGGTGGGCACCGGGGTAGGAGCGCAGAACGGGATCCTCATCAAAGGAGGCGAACCCTTGGAGATGGCCCACAAG ATCAATGTGGTGATGTTCGATAAGACGGGCACCATCACTAACGGCGTGCCCCGGGTGACACGTGTGTTGGTGCTATGGGAGATGGCCCGCATGCCTCTGAGGAAGATCTTGGCAATCGTGGGGACGGCAGAAGCCAGCAGTGAGCACCCACTGGGCATCGCCGTCACCAAGCATTGCAAAGAG GAGCTGGGTGCAGATGTTCTAGGTTACTGTCAAGACTTTCAAGCAGTACCCGGCTGCGGGATCAGTTGCCGGGTTTCCAATGTGGACCACCTGCTGCCGCCGCAGAGTGAAGAGCGGTTCCTGTTGCCGGGGGCAACCACAGATGAAAGCGGTCCAGCGGAGCTTTCACATGCAG GTGAGGTTTTGTGTTACTCTGTCCTGATCGGGAACAGAGAGTGGATGAGGAGGAACGGCCATCATGTCGGAGCGGACGTGGACGCCGCCATGTCCAGCCATGAGACAAAGGGGCAGACGTCTATCTTGGTGGCCATAGACG GCGTGCTGTGCGCCATGATCGCCGTTGCCGACACGGTGAAGGCGGAGTCAGCCTTGGCGGTGCACACCCTCAAAAGCATGGGCATCCAGGTGGTCATGATAACGGGGGACAACAGACGAACAGCCAAAGCCATCGCCGCacag GTGGGGATCAAGAAGGTGTTTGCGGAGGTGCTGCCTTCGCACAAGGTCGCCAAAGTACAGGAGCTCCAGGAGCAAGGCTTGCGTGTGGCCATGGTGGGTGACGGCGTTAACGATTCGCCCGCCCTGGCGCGCGCCGACGTCGGGATCGCTATCGGCACGGGCACCGACGTGGCCATCGAAGCGGCCGATATCGTTCTCATCAGA AACGACCTCCTGGATGTGGTGGCCAGTATCGAGCTATCCAAGAAGACCGTGAGGAGGATCCGGATTAATTTTTTCTTCGCCGTTATCTACAACCTCGTCGGAATACCTGTTGCTGCAG GCATGTTCATGCCGCTCGGTCTGGTGCTCCAACCCTGGATGGGCTCGGCCGCAATGGCCACCTCGTCCCTTTCCGTGGTGCTCTCATCGTTGCTGCTCAGATT atacaaaaaaacatcagtggAGGCGTATGAGGTCAGAGCAAGAGGCCTGATGCGGAGTCTTCAGTCTTCACAGATCAGCACGTTCCCGAGACTTGAAGGCCACCGGCGCAGTCCGGGTCCTTCCACTGAAACCTGGGAAGAGCACAACACCAATGGTACACTAGTTTTATAA